A region of Schistosoma mansoni strain Puerto Rico chromosome 1, complete genome DNA encodes the following proteins:
- a CDS encoding putative cop9 signalosome complex subunit, whose product MFGNEDMFDDGELSVEYSSDDNSEPNVDLENQYYMAKSRKDDNPDMALLEFQKVLDIEGTGNKGDWGFRALKQMIKINFRLGRFDNMMENYKVLLTYIKSAVTRNYSEKSINSILDYVSTSKQMDLLQQFYITTLDALRESKNERLWFKTNTKLGKLYLERGDYIHLQKIVKELRESCQTNDGEDDLKKGTQLLEIYALEIQMYTAQKNNKKLKALYEQSLHIKSAIPHPLIMGIIRECGGKMHLREGEYAKSHTDFFEAFKNYDESGCQRRTHCLKYLVLASMLMKSGINPFDSQETKPYKNDPQIVAMTSLVTAYQNNNIVEFESILRHQRDSIMEDSFIREHIEDLLRNIRTEVLIKLIRPYTRIRIPFISQRLNLSDPEVESLLVACILDNTIQARIDQEHQILVLSTEATSEARYQALDKLALRLRHLQTAMSNRVPITN is encoded by the exons ATGTTCGGAAATGAAGATATGTTTGATGACGGGGAGTTATCCGTTGAATATTCCTCAGACGACAATTCTGAACCCAATGTTGATCTAGAAAATCAGTACTACATGGCAAAGTCACGAAAAGATGACAATCCCGACATGGCACTTTTAGAATTCCAGAAAGTATTAGATATTGAAGGTACTGGGAATAAAGGTGATTGGGGATTCAGAGCATTAAAGcaaatgattaaaataaatttcaggCTTGGAAGGTTTGATAATATGATGGAAAATTACAAAGTCCTCCTCACCTATATAAAGTCAGCTGTAACTCGAAAttattctgagaagtccattaaTTCGATTTTGGATTACGTGTCAACCTCCAAACAAATGGATTTGTTGCAGCAGTTTTATATCACTACTCTAGATGCCCTCCGCGAGTCGAAAAACGAAAGATTGTGGTTTAAAACTAACACAAAACTGGGTAAACTTTACTTGGAACGTGGTGACTATATACATTTACAAAAGATTGTTAAGGAGTTACGTGAATCTTGTCAAACAAATGATGGAGAGGACGATCTTAAGAAAGGAACTCAGCTGCTAGAGATTTACGCACTAGAAATTCAAATGTATACAGctcaaaaaaacaacaaaaaactcAAAGCATTATATGAACAGTCTTTGCATATCAAATCAGCCATTCCACATCCTCTCATAATGGGAATAATACGAGAATGTGGTGGGAAAATGCATCTCCGCGAGGGAGAATATGCGAAATCTCATACTGACTTCTTCGAAGCATTCAAGAACTACGATGAATCTGGATGTCAACGTAGGACACACTGTCTAAAGTATCTTGTGTTGGCCAGCATGTTGATGAAATCGGGTATTAATCCATTCGACTCACAG GAAACAAAGCCGTACAAAAATGATCCTCAGATCGTGGCTATGACAAGTCTTGTAACAGCTTATCAGAACAATAATATCGTAGAATTTGAGTCCATTTTACGACATCAACGTGATTCAATTATGGAAGACTCCTTTATTCGCGAACACATTGAAGATTTACTTCGTAATATCAGAACTGAAGTTCTCATCAAATTAATTCGTCCGTACACCCGAATACGCATACCTTTCATTTCACAACGGTTAAATCTAAGCGATCCAGAAGTAGAAAGTCTTCTAGTGGCTTGCATTTTAGACAACACAATACAAGCGCGAATCGACCAAGAACATCAGATTTTGGTGCTTAGTACAGAGGCTACTTCAGAAGCGCGTTACCAGGCCCTCGACAAGTTA
- a CDS encoding putative protein phosphatase 2C has product MGAFLEKPKTEKVVNVGEGNGLRYAISSMQGWRLEMEDAHVAKSELPSPFQYWSYFGVFDGHAGSRVSELCAAKLLDAILNTEEFQKLSFDKELDTTLVKKGIINGFLAFDRDLASDDSDEKSGSTAVIAFVTPTHIIMANCGDSRAILIRDNKTFLATQDHKPYNPIESRRISEAGGKVMLSRVNGSLAVSRSLGDFEYKQVLNRGVTEQLVSPEPDIFIVERKKEFDQVLLLACDGIWDVFENDTLTTYVLHRLCCLPSLADVCSEILDTSLHKGSRDNMSVLLVALDAAPTVNPEAVCKEMELDTSLNNMIVDIINSAGEDANFLNVDYVASAVKSMNLPNYPPGGFNTKRAYVENFFNTHFRQNKVFAKTQLDAQS; this is encoded by the exons ATGGGTGCCTTCTTGGAAAAACCCAAAACAGAAAAAGTAGTTAACGTCGGGGAAGGAAACGGACTTCGATATGCCATTTCAAGCATGCAAGGATGGCGATTAGAAATGGAAGATGCCCATGTAGCAAAGTCCGAACTTCCCAGTCCTTTCCAATACTGGTCGTATTTCGGTGTCTTTGATGGTCATGCAGGATCTCGTGTCTCAGAGCTTTGTGCAGCCAAGTTGCTAGAT GCTATTCTTAACACAGAAGAATTTCAGAAGCTTAGTTTTGATAAAGAGCTTGATACAACTTTGGTCAAGAAAGGCATCATTAATGGATTTTTAGCATTTGACCGAGATCTAGCATCTGATGATTCCGATGAAAAATCGGGATCTACAGCAGTAATTGCCTTTGTTACACCAACCCATATAATTATGGCAAATTGTGGTGATTCAAGAGCGATACTTATTCGCGACAACAAAACCTTCCTAGCAACCCAAGACCACAAACCATATAATCCTATCGAAAGTCGACGAATTTCTGAAGCTGGTGGCAAAGTTATGTTGTCTCGCGTTAATGGATCCTTAGCTGTTTCAAG ATCTCTGGGTGACTTCGAATACAAACAGGTGCTTAATCGTGGAGTGACAGAGCAGCTTGTTTCTCCCGAACCAGATATATTCATTGTTGAACGCAAAAAAGAATTTGATCAAGTTCTTCTTCTTGCATGTGATGGAATTTGGGATGTGTTTGAAAACGACACTCTCACTACATACGTCCTTCATCGGTTGTGTTGCTTACCATCTTTGGCGGATGTTTGTTCAGAAATCCTCGACACTAGTTTGCACAAG GGTAGTCGTGATAATATGAGTGTCCTCCTGGTGGCGTTAGATGCTGCCCCAACTGTGAATCCAGAGGCAGTTTGCAAAGAAATGGAATTAGATACTTCCTTAAACAATATGATTGTTG ATATAATTAATTCAGCCGGCGAAGATGCTAACTTTTTGAATGTGGATTATGTCGCCAGTGCAGTTAAAAGTATGAATCTTCCCAATTATCCTCCGGGTGGCTTCAACACCAA ACGCGCTTATGTAGAGAACTTTTTCAATACTCATTTCCGACAGAATAA AGTGTTCGCAAAAACGCAACTGGACGCTCAAAGTTAG
- a CDS encoding putative protein phosphatase 2C — translation MGAFLEKPKTEKVVNVGEGNGLRYAISSMQGWRLEMEDAHVAKSELPSPFQYWSYFGVFDGHAGSRVSELCAAKLLDAILNTEEFQKLSFDKELDTTLVKKGIINGFLAFDRDLASDDSDEKSGSTAVIAFVTPTHIIMANCGDSRAILIRDNKTFLATQDHKPYNPIESRRISEAGGKVMLSRVNGSLAVSRSLGDFEYKQVLNRGVTEQLVSPEPDIFIVERKKEFDQVLLLACDGIWDVFENDTLTTYVLHRLCCLPSLADVCSEILDTSLHKGSRDNMSVLLVALDAAPTVNPEAVCKEMELDTSLNNMIVDLR, via the exons ATGGGTGCCTTCTTGGAAAAACCCAAAACAGAAAAAGTAGTTAACGTCGGGGAAGGAAACGGACTTCGATATGCCATTTCAAGCATGCAAGGATGGCGATTAGAAATGGAAGATGCCCATGTAGCAAAGTCCGAACTTCCCAGTCCTTTCCAATACTGGTCGTATTTCGGTGTCTTTGATGGTCATGCAGGATCTCGTGTCTCAGAGCTTTGTGCAGCCAAGTTGCTAGAT GCTATTCTTAACACAGAAGAATTTCAGAAGCTTAGTTTTGATAAAGAGCTTGATACAACTTTGGTCAAGAAAGGCATCATTAATGGATTTTTAGCATTTGACCGAGATCTAGCATCTGATGATTCCGATGAAAAATCGGGATCTACAGCAGTAATTGCCTTTGTTACACCAACCCATATAATTATGGCAAATTGTGGTGATTCAAGAGCGATACTTATTCGCGACAACAAAACCTTCCTAGCAACCCAAGACCACAAACCATATAATCCTATCGAAAGTCGACGAATTTCTGAAGCTGGTGGCAAAGTTATGTTGTCTCGCGTTAATGGATCCTTAGCTGTTTCAAG ATCTCTGGGTGACTTCGAATACAAACAGGTGCTTAATCGTGGAGTGACAGAGCAGCTTGTTTCTCCCGAACCAGATATATTCATTGTTGAACGCAAAAAAGAATTTGATCAAGTTCTTCTTCTTGCATGTGATGGAATTTGGGATGTGTTTGAAAACGACACTCTCACTACATACGTCCTTCATCGGTTGTGTTGCTTACCATCTTTGGCGGATGTTTGTTCAGAAATCCTCGACACTAGTTTGCACAAG GGTAGTCGTGATAATATGAGTGTCCTCCTGGTGGCGTTAGATGCTGCCCCAACTGTGAATCCAGAGGCAGTTTGCAAAGAAATGGAATTAGATACTTCCTTAAACAATATGATTGTTG ACCTACGTTGA